A section of the Umboniibacter marinipuniceus genome encodes:
- a CDS encoding LacI family DNA-binding transcriptional regulator, translated as MRATIDDVAALAGVSIKTVSRVMNKEASVRETTKDRVLKAVDELNYRPNAAARSFASKHSFTIACLYQNPNAYYVTDLQTGLLNVLRKNNYELVIHPTSFEDNWQDLISSLKNQARVAGVVLTSPFSEHPEFLAALEKAQIHYVKIISAPPPSEESADLSSVFVDDFDGARQVTKHLIELGHRQIAFIKGSMDHYSTQQRYAGYLSALSEAAIPEPSSLIVSTEYTFDSGQKTALELLSRSHKPSAILAGNDEMAAGVLSAARKLSLNCPGDLAIAGFENSPFSKQSWPRLTTVHQNNIYIAELAAQRLLDIVSQSNKELPTLCYNPRIIKRESTLGED; from the coding sequence TTGAGAGCTACTATTGATGACGTTGCAGCGCTAGCTGGCGTTTCGATTAAGACCGTTTCACGCGTGATGAACAAAGAGGCATCCGTACGAGAGACCACTAAGGATCGCGTATTGAAAGCGGTAGATGAACTCAACTATCGTCCGAACGCGGCCGCTCGTAGCTTTGCGTCAAAGCATTCATTCACCATTGCCTGTCTCTACCAAAACCCGAATGCCTACTATGTCACCGACCTTCAAACTGGCCTATTGAATGTACTGCGCAAGAATAACTACGAGCTCGTGATCCACCCTACTTCATTCGAAGATAATTGGCAGGATCTAATTAGCTCGCTAAAGAATCAAGCCCGCGTAGCGGGAGTGGTCCTTACTTCTCCGTTTTCAGAACACCCTGAATTTTTGGCCGCATTGGAGAAGGCGCAGATTCATTATGTGAAAATCATTTCAGCGCCACCGCCCAGTGAAGAAAGCGCAGATTTAAGCTCAGTGTTTGTTGATGACTTCGATGGTGCTCGTCAGGTAACTAAACATCTTATTGAATTAGGGCATAGGCAAATTGCCTTTATCAAAGGCTCAATGGACCACTACTCTACTCAACAACGCTATGCCGGCTATTTATCGGCCTTAAGTGAGGCTGCTATTCCAGAGCCCAGCTCTTTAATCGTCTCGACTGAGTACACCTTTGATTCGGGACAAAAGACAGCGCTCGAACTACTTTCAAGAAGTCATAAACCCAGCGCGATTCTTGCAGGTAATGATGAAATGGCCGCCGGTGTGCTCTCCGCCGCTCGTAAGCTCTCATTGAATTGCCCTGGCGACCTGGCCATTGCTGGCTTTGAAAATAGTCCGTTCTCTAAGCAGAGTTGGCCGCGCCTCACCACCGTTCACCAAAACAACATCTACATCGCTGAATTGGCGGCTCAGCGCCTTCTTGATATTGTCTCGCAGTCTAACAAAGAACTTCCAACGCTCTGCTACAACCCAAGAATCATCAAGCGCGAATCGACCTTAGGCGAAGATTGA
- a CDS encoding glycine C-acetyltransferase, translating into MKSAFYEHLSTELEDIKAAGLFKGERIITGQQSAEINVQKTGEVINLCANNYLGLANDPELIKAGQEGLADYGFGVASVRFICGTQDVHKQLESDLAAFLGTEDVVLYASCFDANGGLFEVLLGPEDAIISDALNHASIIDGVRLCKAKRFRYANNDMEALEAQLIAADEAGARFKLIATDGVFSMDGVIADLKSICDLADKYNAMVMVDDSHAVGFLGANGKGSHEYCDVLERVDIITGTLGKALGGASGGYTAARKSVTDLLRQRSRPYLFSNSLAPSIASATRHVLGMIASGAERRAQLEANAVHFRSRMTAAGFSLAGADHPIIPVMIGDAKKAADMSAELLKRGIYVIGFSFPVVPKGEARIRTQMSAIHTKEQVDKAIDAFIEVGREMGII; encoded by the coding sequence ATGAAATCTGCGTTTTACGAGCACCTGAGTACTGAGCTTGAGGACATCAAAGCCGCGGGGCTATTCAAGGGTGAACGGATTATTACTGGGCAACAGAGTGCTGAGATTAACGTCCAAAAAACGGGTGAAGTCATCAATCTTTGCGCGAACAATTATCTTGGCTTAGCCAATGATCCGGAACTCATCAAGGCGGGTCAGGAAGGCTTGGCAGATTACGGCTTTGGTGTCGCCTCGGTTCGTTTCATCTGCGGCACTCAAGATGTGCATAAGCAGTTAGAGTCAGACCTCGCAGCTTTTTTGGGTACCGAAGATGTCGTGCTCTACGCGAGTTGTTTCGATGCTAACGGTGGGCTCTTCGAGGTTCTCCTTGGACCGGAAGACGCTATTATCTCCGATGCGCTAAACCACGCTTCGATTATTGACGGTGTTCGCCTATGTAAGGCGAAGCGATTCCGTTATGCAAATAATGATATGGAAGCCCTAGAAGCGCAGTTAATAGCAGCCGATGAAGCAGGAGCTCGATTCAAACTGATCGCCACAGACGGCGTATTTTCAATGGATGGTGTCATCGCTGACCTCAAGTCCATCTGCGACTTGGCTGACAAGTACAACGCCATGGTCATGGTAGATGACTCGCACGCGGTTGGGTTCCTTGGCGCTAATGGTAAGGGTTCACATGAATATTGCGATGTGTTGGAACGTGTAGACATCATTACCGGTACGCTAGGTAAAGCACTCGGTGGGGCATCGGGAGGCTACACCGCCGCGAGGAAGTCGGTAACTGATTTACTCCGCCAGCGCTCACGCCCTTATCTTTTCTCTAATTCTTTAGCGCCATCCATCGCCTCGGCAACCAGACATGTTCTGGGGATGATTGCCTCCGGCGCGGAACGTCGAGCTCAGTTAGAGGCTAATGCCGTTCATTTTCGCAGCCGAATGACCGCAGCAGGTTTTAGCTTAGCGGGCGCAGATCATCCTATTATTCCGGTGATGATTGGTGATGCGAAGAAGGCGGCAGATATGTCCGCTGAACTCTTAAAACGTGGTATTTATGTTATTGGTTTTTCCTTTCCGGTAGTTCCGAAGGGCGAGGCGAGAATTCGGACACAGATGTCTGCTATTCATACCAAAGAGCAGGTTGATAAGGCAATTGATGCGTTTATCGAAGTTGGACGTGAGATGGGGATTATCTAA
- the nagK gene encoding N-acetylglucosamine kinase, with amino-acid sequence MSTNSTQPLFVGIDGGGSKCRSIIVDESNRILGTGVSGPANPMNDYETAISSIVESVELALDDAKLDRSLMPDLIAGAGLAGVNFSSGRDKMLAWSHPFAEFHLTTDLHTACIGAHKGSDGAVMIVGTGSIGISVKGEDHFILGGHGFLQGDMGSGAWFGLQAVRLALSSADQLSPPTKMLDILLDRFSISHHLGIMEVMANKPARNFAQLARVVFQAAEEGDEVALQVIEEGAGYLSRLALRLLDQSPKRFSMVGGLAPIVLPFMDKRVQQTVETTLEEPEVGAVYFAREHYAAK; translated from the coding sequence ATGTCGACAAATTCAACACAGCCCCTCTTTGTAGGCATCGACGGCGGCGGCAGTAAATGTCGTTCTATTATCGTAGATGAGAGTAATCGTATTTTAGGGACCGGCGTATCTGGCCCAGCTAATCCGATGAATGACTATGAAACGGCGATTAGCTCGATTGTTGAATCGGTTGAGCTGGCCTTGGATGATGCCAAACTCGATCGGAGTTTGATGCCGGACCTAATTGCGGGAGCTGGTTTAGCCGGCGTTAATTTTAGCTCTGGCAGAGATAAGATGTTGGCTTGGTCGCATCCCTTCGCTGAATTTCATTTAACAACGGATCTTCATACAGCTTGTATCGGTGCTCACAAAGGTAGTGATGGCGCGGTGATGATTGTTGGTACGGGCTCAATCGGTATTAGTGTAAAGGGTGAAGACCACTTTATTCTTGGCGGTCATGGCTTCTTGCAGGGCGATATGGGAAGTGGCGCTTGGTTTGGGCTACAGGCGGTTAGGTTGGCGCTTAGCTCGGCGGATCAGCTATCTCCTCCCACTAAAATGCTAGATATTCTGCTGGACAGGTTTTCAATCAGTCATCATCTAGGGATTATGGAAGTCATGGCCAATAAGCCTGCCCGCAACTTTGCACAGTTGGCACGCGTTGTCTTCCAGGCTGCTGAAGAGGGCGATGAAGTAGCCCTTCAAGTGATTGAGGAAGGTGCGGGTTACCTATCTAGGCTGGCTTTGAGGCTGCTTGATCAATCGCCTAAACGATTTTCAATGGTTGGCGGATTAGCACCAATTGTGCTGCCGTTTATGGATAAGCGTGTTCAGCAAACTGTTGAAACCACGTTAGAAGAGCCCGAAGTAGGTGCTGTTTATTTTGCGCGTGAGCATTACGCCGCGAAGTAA
- the tdh gene encoding L-threonine 3-dehydrogenase: protein MKALVKAKAERGLWMQQIEKPSCGPNDVLIKIRKTAICGTDLHIFKWDEWSQKTIPVGMNVGHEFVGEVVELGSQVSGFALGDRVSGEGHITCGHCRNCRAGKRHLCRNTEGVGVNIPGAFAEYLAIPAVNAFKIPDNISDDLAAIFDPYGNAAHTTLSFDLVGEDVLITGAGPIGIMAVAIARHVGARHVVVTDINPYRLALAEKMGASRVVNVSDESLSDVMLDLGMDEGFDVGLEMSGNGHAFRDMLSKMNHGGRVALLGIPSSELAIDWNEVIFKGLFIKGIYGREMFETWYKMASMLQSGLDLDPIITHHYHVDDFQQGFEMMESGQCGKVILNWD, encoded by the coding sequence ATGAAAGCGCTAGTTAAGGCAAAAGCCGAACGTGGCTTATGGATGCAGCAAATTGAAAAGCCAAGTTGTGGCCCTAATGACGTCCTGATTAAGATTCGAAAAACCGCCATTTGTGGTACTGATCTTCATATTTTCAAGTGGGATGAGTGGTCACAGAAGACAATTCCCGTTGGGATGAATGTGGGCCATGAATTTGTCGGCGAAGTGGTTGAACTGGGTTCTCAGGTGTCTGGCTTTGCGTTAGGCGATCGTGTTTCTGGGGAAGGCCATATTACTTGCGGTCATTGTCGTAACTGTCGCGCGGGAAAACGCCACCTGTGCCGTAATACTGAAGGTGTTGGGGTTAATATTCCGGGCGCATTCGCCGAATATTTAGCCATCCCAGCGGTAAATGCGTTTAAGATACCGGATAATATTTCCGATGACTTGGCCGCCATTTTTGATCCATATGGCAACGCTGCTCATACAACCCTGAGCTTCGACTTAGTGGGCGAAGACGTATTGATTACCGGTGCGGGGCCGATTGGAATTATGGCTGTGGCGATAGCTCGCCATGTTGGTGCGCGTCATGTTGTGGTCACAGACATCAATCCGTATCGCTTAGCATTAGCCGAGAAGATGGGTGCATCGCGGGTAGTGAATGTGAGTGACGAGTCGCTTAGTGATGTCATGCTTGACCTCGGAATGGATGAAGGTTTTGACGTGGGCTTAGAGATGTCAGGTAACGGTCATGCCTTCAGAGATATGCTGTCGAAAATGAATCACGGCGGTCGCGTTGCACTGCTCGGTATCCCGAGTTCAGAATTAGCAATTGATTGGAATGAAGTGATCTTTAAAGGCTTGTTCATCAAGGGCATTTATGGCCGAGAGATGTTCGAGACCTGGTATAAAATGGCGAGTATGTTACAAAGCGGCCTCGATCTGGATCCGATCATCACACATCACTATCACGTAGATGATTTCCAGCAAGGCTTTGAAATGATGGAGAGTGGTCAGTGTGGAAAGGTCATTCTCAACTGGGACTAG